The following is a genomic window from Fusarium verticillioides 7600 chromosome 5, whole genome shotgun sequence.
GTTCAGGTCATTAAAATCCTGAGGTCCAAGACTTCTTGGTAGGTGAATGATACATCACGATATTCATGTTTAATGATCGCCAAGTTGCTTAATCTCGGATCTTAAGTGAATACGTAGTGGCAGCTTTTGTGCTTGCCATGCCTACAGTTCACACCTTTGTTACTATTAAAGAACTCTTGAGTTGTGTCAAAGTCTTATTATTTAATAGTATTTCGTTAAAGGCAATGTCTCGCCAAAATGGCTGTCCCTGTCATGATATCAGAGGCGTTGAAGGAATACGCCTGATGAAGATACAAACTTTACACGAGGTAAAACACAGAATATTTGGTAATCACACCTTGCCGAGAGAAGACTCCTTTTGATCACACAATACTTCGTTGGCTCTAACACATATACCGAAGCTGTTTAATTTGGGAATATACCCTGAAACCCATGAGAGGTTCGCTAGCCAGTGTTGCCATCTATATGACATAGCAACTGTAAAATTTGCACTGATCTGTCCCAACCCCAGACCTATACTCTGCTCTTTGCCATGTGTTGTCAAATCCCTGCGGAAGTACTTCGTTAAAACTCAATATCAATCATTTGCCAAGAAACGGACCACTCTTCGGTAATGTGTAAAACAAACTTGACACCAATCGCAAAAGGCCACAAAGGGGTGAGCTTCCTTAGGTGTAGTGGCCAAACATAGGAAGATCAGAATCATCGGAATCctcagactcatcatcactgtcaTATTCGCTCTCACCATTACTGCCCATGCCGACCTGTCCTCCACGAGTATCTCCAAGAATGGCCTCAAGCTGCTGTCTCAGTTCTGCATTCTGCTTGCGGATATCGTTCCTACGGCGTCGGAGCATGTCTTGACAGTACATAGCCAAAATATTGTCTGAAGATCCGGGTTGTCGAGGCTCCCAGTTGGCAGCAGCTCGGACTGCAATATGCAACAGCTGACGGGCCTGATGGCGGTGAACCTCTTCTGTATCTCCTACATAAAGCTCATACTCCTTGTCATCTGAGACtctgtcaagcttctcatggaAGGCCTCCACAGTCTCGAGGCAGAGCTCTAGGGCAGACTCTTTTGCCATCCCTAGGCACTTAGAGCTAGAGAATTTAAGCTTAgagctctcagccacttcTTGCCAAACAGCGGACAGGACCTCACGCTCCTTGGCAGCGCGCTCGACTCGGTCGCGGTGATCCTGAGTAAGAACGTCGGTGACGTAAGCGCCGTTCTTGAACTGGTTGTGATTCGCAATCTTGAAGTCCTCGGCATACTAAGCGGCGAGAGCATTGCTAAGCTGAttgcgaagaagacggaCATGCACACGGTACAAAACAGTGTCGCGGAGAGTACCAGACCAAGTACCCTGAGCGAAGACCAGAGGAATGTCGCCAGGGATCTCAGGGCGAGAGTTGTAGACCAGGTTGAGGTCCAACATGCGACGGATGACGCGGAGAGAAGTCTCACCGTACTTGATAATGATGGTCTTGGAGAGGCCGTACATCTCATTGTTGTCTTGCTTTTGAAAGTGTGCGATCTCTTGACAGAGAGGAGCGATGACGTCTTTAAGGGATCGGTTGTCGAGGTCTTCAGCGTAGCGGAGCTGGTTATAGAGATGAGTATTTCGGATGATAGCATGAGGGACGGTTAGAGCGAATGGGCCTGGAGATGATTCGGACCCGCAAGAGTCGACCTCGCTGTCAAGAGCCTCCGACCAGGGGACGGTGACAAGCTTGGAGGGGAGCTCTGGGGGAGACATGACTGATGCttgttgattgttgttgtcgtgGTTCTGAGTGAGAATTGTTGTTAGCGAATGATAGGATCTGGCAGAGGTATGTATCTGGATGGAATTGACGatgggagatggagagagatCTGAGTAAATACATGTGCGAGAGGATAAGAAAACAAGGCCGAAGAGCGAAGACCAAGCACTGCAGACGGACAACAGGAGTATCGTCAACTTCAGACAGTATCGTCGTGGTGACGGTATATGGCTCTCTATTGTTGATTGTTGGTCAGATGACGTTTGACGGGAGTGAAACGAGGAAACAATAGGAGACGGAAATTACCAACAATAGAAGAAATACGTACGCATAAAAGGGTATCATTAACATTTATCTAAATAACTAACTTGATCCTCCCGTGAATATCGCCCTGTTTGTTTATATGCTTTGAAGGGCCATGCAGGTTCTTGGAGCTTGGTTTTGTCCATCATGGTCAGTAGAATGGAGAGGTTCCTTTGTGCCAGCTAAACCTCAGAAATGAATCCTGCCAGAGTCCATCCCCGTCGTCCTATCGAGTACTGTAAAGTCGTAGGTATGTGCTGCGTACTATCCCGCCATGAGATGTGGCCCTTCATTCAGGTCCTGGTTTTTATCAACCTCGTTGCCTCCCAACGTATAAGATGTATGCTCCTCTCTGCTGATTTGCACACCGACCCCCGGCCTGTCACGACACTCTCATGACGCTGGAGGATGGGGATTATTTCCCACAGTCTTGTACATATCCCTcaactcaaagtcatcataACCTCCCTCAGGGATCTCACCGATAACCTGAGCCGGCTGTCCCGCAACGATCGAAAAGCTTGGAATGACCATACTCGGCGGCACAACCGTCCCATCCAATACCTTGACGTAGTCCTTTAAGATAGCAAACTCTCCAATCGTACATCCCTTTCCGATATGTACGTGATTCCCCACAGCTGCAGCTTGCACTACTGTCCCTTGGCCAACAAAGACGTGGTCTCCTATGCGTAGGGGCATGTATGTGAATGCGCCCTTGTATATGCGGCCCGGTGGACGCAGCAGGACACCTCGAGCTAGGAAGCAGTATCGGCCGATGGCGACGGCTGTGTTGTTCGCTGGCGAGGCGCcagaggatgacgatgtggCTGTTCGAGCGAGATCACCGCGGATCATGACTTCAGGTTGAATGACGGTCTTGCCGCCGAGCATGATGTTTTGAGTACCGACGAGGACAGCCTTGCGAGCGACCTTGTTACCAGTGTCCTATAGCAATTTTAGCATTGGACGATTCCCAATAGTATAGGGAGCTTACAGTCTCGATGTACTCGCCCTTGGGAGCTCGGCGAGACATGATGGGCGGTGCTTGAAGCCGGTGGAGGGccggaggcggaggcggagacggagatggaggagagatcgGGCGGTGTTTGGAGTTTAGGTTGTTTTGGCGACCGGTcgctaggtacctacctaggccGATCCAATGTCATGGACAAGTGGGGCCGCATTTACAGCACGGGGGCCTCAATTACATAGAtgcagcaaagccaaggcaCGGCAAGGCACGACAACGCAAGGCAATGCGTAACAGGTCAATAGATGCTGCAATTATCGAATCATATGATATGCTGTGTAAACAGAATCTAATTTGCTGTTGAATGGGAGTAAAGAGATAACCAGACGAGAAAACTAGCCCAGTAACTACTGTTGGTAATGAGCTGGCAAACAATCTTACCAACATGATGAATGCTATTtcagaacaaagaaagccTTGCTGAGCCTTGAAGGACGTTGGAGCCAACATTGAATACCTTGGTCTTTCAAGCGCCGTCATGACCAACAACTGGTAGACCCAACAAGCGATACATTTGCCAACCGCAGTCAGTAGATTACCAACCAACACCTTGACTAGGTCATCTCCATATTTTACTACCTGCATACAACAATCATCCAGAGTGTGTCACAAGATTGCTATGACTCCCACACTTGGTCCGATTGAGTCTTGTCCTACACCAACCTCTCAAcgcaactcaactcaacgcAACTCCTCAAATtggatacctacctagccaATGATACTCTGACCATAAGCTAACCGTAAGCTAAGGAATTGAGCTCAAATCCTTCGAGCTAAACGCGAATAGTTTAGACTCCAACCTCCCGCTAAAAAAGCGCAGTTCTTCCATTCCCGTGCCGCAAGCCAAGAGAAGGGTGCGGCCGAATGAACCACTTATAGCTCTCGGAGCGGTTGTGAGCGGTTAATTTCCCCAATTTCTTCTCTATTCTCGTCTCTGCCTCTGTATCCCCGATTAATTATTGCATTTTGGAAATATTGGattttaattttaattaTTTAATACGAATTCGTGTGAGGAGAATGCAGTGGAAATGAGATATAAAGTGACTCGGTCGTTTCGTGCAGT
Proteins encoded in this region:
- a CDS encoding dynactin 5; translated protein: MSRRAPKGEYIETDTGNKVARKAVLVGTQNIMLGGKTVIQPEVMIRGDLARTATSSSSGASPANNTAVAIGRYCFLARGVLLRPPGRIYKGAFTYMPLRIGDHVFVGQGTVVQAAAVGNHVHIGKGCTIGEFAILKDYVKVLDGTVVPPSMVIPSFSIVAGQPAQVIGEIPEGGYDDFELRDMYKTVGNNPHPPAS